GCTACTGGCGTGATCACCGAGTCAACATCATCGACACGCCGGGTCACGTTGACTTCACGGTCGAGGTCGAGCGCTCTCTCAGGGTTCTTGACGGCGTCGTGGCTGTGTTTTGTTGCGTTGGAGGTGTCGAGCCGCAGAGCGAGACCGTCTGGAAGCAGGCGAATCGCTACAAGGTTCCGCGCATCGCATTTGTGAACAAACTGGACCGCGTGGGTGGCGATTTCTGGCGTGTCGTAGGAATGATACGCGATAGATTGGGCGCCAGACCCGTTCCCATTCACGTTCCTATAAGGAATGGCAACGAGGAATATGTTGGAATGATTGACCTGGTGGACATGACGGCCATGACGTACGACGCAGATCCCATGGTGACTACATACAACGTCGAGCCTCTGAGTGGCGACGGCATTTCTTCACGTTTCGGGAACCGGTACGTTGAGCTGGCCAGAGAAAAGAGGAAAGAACTTCTGGAAGAAGTGGCGGAGTTCGACGACGACGTGATGCATGTCTATCTGGATAACAAGGAACCTGAGCCGGAGAGTATCATGAGAGCTCTCAGAAAAGGGACTCTCTCGGGCTCCATAGTCCCGGTGTTGGGTGGCGCCGCCGTCAGAAACAAGGGGGTTCAGAGATTGATGGACGCCGTCGTGGATTTTCTTCCGTCTCCTCTGGACGTACTACCGGTGGAGGGAGTGAACCCCAAAACGTCGAAGGTCGAGACAAGGCGTCCGGACGAGAACGCGCCTTTCTCGGCTCTGGCTTTCAAGATCATGGTTGATCCGTACGTGGGAAGGTTGACCTTTTTCCGAGTCTATTCCGGAAAGGTGAAGTCGAATTCCACGATCTACAACGCGACCAGGGGAACGAGCGAGAGAGTCGGCCGGCTCCTGGAGATGCACGCGAACAAGAGGGAAGAGCGCGACGTGGTCTATTGCGGGGACATTGCTGCTGCGGGGGGATTCAAGAAGGTTTCCACTGGAGACACCTTGACCGACAGGGCCCACCCGATTGTGCTTGAACCGATACGTTTCCCCGAGCCCGTGATCGCCGTCGCCATCGAACCAAAGACAAAGGCAGACGAAGACAAGCTTTCAGAGGCTCTGGCAAAACTGGCCGAGGAAGATCCAAGCTTCAGGGTGAAGAGCGACGAAGAAACGGGTCAGACCATCATTTCAGGAATGGGCGAGCTTCACCTGGACATTCTCGTGGAGAGAATGCTGAGAGAGTTCGATGTGGCCGCAAACGTCGGCAAGCCGCAGGTCGCCTACAGAGAGACCATTACACGGGCGGCCGAGGCGAGGGGCAAGTTTATCAAGCAAAGCGGCGGCAAGGGGCAGTACGGCGACGTCCTGCTCAGGGTCGAGCCCCTCGAGAGCAGGATCGGGTTTGAATTCGTGTCAAAAATCTCCGGTGCAGTCCTGCCGCGACAGTTCATTCCTCCGATCAAGAGAGGCATCGAGGAGGCCATGGAGAACGGCGTGGTCGCAGGGTATCCCGTCACCGGAGTCAAAGTGACGCTTCTGGACGGCACTTATCATGACGTTGATTCGTCCGAGCTGTCGTTCGAGATTGCCGCGTCGATAGGTTTCAAGGACGCAGTGATGAAGGGCGACCCCAAGCTACTCGAACCCGTCATGCAGGTCGAAGTTGTTGTGCCGGATGAATACATGGGTGATATAATCGCAGACTTGAGCTCCAAGCGGGGCCGCATCGAGGGTATGGCCGCGCGCTCCGACGGTAGGGTGATCGATGCGACCGTACCA
The Candidatus Eisenbacteria bacterium genome window above contains:
- the fusA gene encoding elongation factor G, with product MSRQTPLERTRNIGIAAHIDAGKTTVTERMLFYSGRVHRIGEVDDGAATMDWMEQEKERGITITSAATTCYWRDHRVNIIDTPGHVDFTVEVERSLRVLDGVVAVFCCVGGVEPQSETVWKQANRYKVPRIAFVNKLDRVGGDFWRVVGMIRDRLGARPVPIHVPIRNGNEEYVGMIDLVDMTAMTYDADPMVTTYNVEPLSGDGISSRFGNRYVELAREKRKELLEEVAEFDDDVMHVYLDNKEPEPESIMRALRKGTLSGSIVPVLGGAAVRNKGVQRLMDAVVDFLPSPLDVLPVEGVNPKTSKVETRRPDENAPFSALAFKIMVDPYVGRLTFFRVYSGKVKSNSTIYNATRGTSERVGRLLEMHANKREERDVVYCGDIAAAGGFKKVSTGDTLTDRAHPIVLEPIRFPEPVIAVAIEPKTKADEDKLSEALAKLAEEDPSFRVKSDEETGQTIISGMGELHLDILVERMLREFDVAANVGKPQVAYRETITRAAEARGKFIKQSGGKGQYGDVLLRVEPLESRIGFEFVSKISGAVLPRQFIPPIKRGIEEAMENGVVAGYPVTGVKVTLLDGTYHDVDSSELSFEIAASIGFKDAVMKGDPKLLEPVMQVEVVVPDEYMGDIIADLSSKRGRIEGMAARSDGRVIDATVPLSEMFGYSTRLRSLSQGRAIYTMEFARYELVPEELSDKIITRLRGC